The following are encoded in a window of Ricinus communis isolate WT05 ecotype wild-type chromosome 4, ASM1957865v1, whole genome shotgun sequence genomic DNA:
- the LOC8260085 gene encoding cytochrome P450 704C1-like, giving the protein MEFVTNPILFSALALIPCLLIFPLLITKLKRGEQRENKLKYHPIGGTVFNQLLNFNKLHHYMTDLAAKYRTYRLISPFRNEIYTSDPVNVEYILKTNFQNYGKGEYNYNNLRDLLGDGIFTVDGEKWRQQRKVSSYEFSTRVLRDFSSIIFRENVVKLAGVVSEAAKSNQSMDIQDLFMKSTLDSIFKVVFGVELDSMCGSNEEGIIFSNAFDNASAMTLWRYVDIFWKIKRFLNIGSEAELKKNVKVVDDFVYKLISSKIEQVHNFNNDISIQAKKDDILSRFLQVSETDMTYIRDIILNFVIAGKDTTAATLSWFIYVLCQHPVVQEKVAKEIREVSKVKEIMNFAEFAASIDEEALAKMSYLHAAITETLRLYPAVPVDAKICLSDDTLPDGFSVKKGDMVSYQPYAMGRMKFIWGDDAEVYKPERWLNDDGVFQQESPFKFTAFQAGPRICLGKEFAYRQMKIFSAVLLGCFIFKLRDEKKAVNYRTMINLHIAGGLHVHSFYRYKT; this is encoded by the exons ATGGAATTTGTGACCAATCCAATACTATTCTCAGCTTTAGCTCTAATCCCATGTCTACTGATATTCCCGCTCCTTATTACAAAATTGAAGAGAGGAGAACAGAGAGAAAATAAGTTGAAGTACCATCCAATTGGTGGCACTGTCTTTAATCAGCTCCTCAACttcaataaattgcatcatTACATGACTGATCTTGCAGCCAAGTACAGGACGTACAGGCTTATCAGCCCTTTCAGAAATGAAATTTACACTTCTGACCCAGTCAATGTTGAGTATATACTCAAAACTAACTTCCAGAACTATGGCAAG GGGGAGtataattacaacaatttaaGGGACTTACTAGGTGATGGGATTTTCACAGTTGATGGTGAGAAATGGCGCCAACAAAGAAAGGTTTCGAGCTATGAGTTCTCCACGAGGGTGTTGAGGGACTTCAGTAGTATTATCTTCAGAGAGAATGTGGTAAAACTTGCTGGTGTAGTGTCTGAAGCTGCAAAATCCAACCAGTCAATGGATATACAA GACCTGTTTATGAAATCAACCTTGGACTCAATATTCAAAGTTGTATTTGGAGTTGAGCTGGATAGCATGTGTGGATCAAATGAAGAAGGCATCATCTTTAGCAATGCCTTTGACAATGCAAGTGCAATGACCCTTTGGCGATATGTTGATATCTTCTGGAAGATTAAAAGGTTTCTGAATATTGGTTCTGAAGCTGAGTTAAAGAAAAATGTCAAAGTGGTTGATGATTTCGTGTATAAATTAATCAGTAGTAAAATTGAACAAGTGCACAACTTCAACAATGATATCTCT ATTCAGGCAAAGAAAGATGATATTTTATCAAGGTTCCTGCAAGTGAGTGAGACTGATATGACATATATAAGAGATATCATTCTTAACTTTGTGATTGCTGGCAAAGACACGACCGCAGCCACTCTATCTTGGTTCATCTATGTGCTCTGCCAACATCCTGTTGTGCAGGAAAAGGTTGCAAAAGAAATACGAGAAGTTTCTAAAgtgaaagaaattatgaacttTGCCGAATTTGCAGCTAGTATTGATGAGGAAGCTCTAGCAAAGATGAGTTATCTCCATGCAGCTATAACTGAAACACTCAGACTCTATCCAGCAGTGCCAGTG GATGCAAAGATTTGCCTGTCTGATGATACTCTGCCAGATGGTTTTAGTGTGAAGAAAGGGGATATGGTGTCTTACCAACCTTATGCAATGGGCAGGATGAAATTCATTTGGGGTGATGATGCCGAGGTATATAAACCAGAGAGATGGTTGAATGACGATGGAGTGTTTCAGCAAGAGAGCCCTTTCAAGTTTACTGCCTTCCAG GCAGGACCACGAATTTGTCTAGGGAAGGAATTTGCTTATAGGCAAATGAAAATTTTCTCAGCTGTGTTGTTGGGTTGTTTCATTTTCAAGCTCCGTGACGAAAAGAAAGCTGTCAACTACCGAACAATGATTAATCTGCACATTGCTGGCGGTCTCCATGTTCACTCATTCTACAGatataaaacataa